One Fundidesulfovibrio terrae genomic window carries:
- a CDS encoding molybdenum cofactor biosynthesis protein MoaE produces the protein MDISREIAELKKKPGFTEKVGMVLVHNGVVRARSRQGGHAVERLEVHPDQAKIEAICKELSQKPGIFTVMAEAKSGVFTPGDDLLFIIVAGDIRENVSPILLEALNRIKAEAIGKTEHLSVS, from the coding sequence ATGGATATTTCCCGCGAAATCGCCGAACTGAAGAAAAAGCCCGGCTTCACCGAAAAGGTGGGCATGGTGCTGGTGCACAACGGCGTGGTCCGCGCCCGTTCGCGCCAGGGCGGCCACGCCGTGGAGCGCCTGGAGGTCCATCCGGACCAGGCCAAGATCGAGGCCATCTGCAAGGAACTCTCGCAAAAGCCCGGCATCTTCACGGTCATGGCCGAGGCCAAGTCCGGCGTGTTCACGCCCGGCGACGACCTGCTCTTCATCATCGTGGCGGGCGACATCCGCGAGAACGTCTCCCCCATCCTCCTGGAAGCCCTGAACCGCATCAAGGCCGAGGCCATCGGCAAGACCGAACACCTGAGCGTTTCCTGA
- a CDS encoding two-component system sensor histidine kinase NtrB, producing the protein MNKEQAAFSELFSDLVINIMALASNPGKCGEYIATQVRGLIGVRTVFILECSEHSGLDHHRMVASVPLRRRALGETPEIDRLARLSHGLDRATVFRPDGFGEIGDILRELGLGESVVIPLEYTGNRVGVMLLLDLMDTGSIGSILETLDKLGPVLALILRNAALYSGLEKQVDRRTRELSDAYEALRESQERYVLAMQGTNDGIWDWSLRTGEVYFSPRWKEIIGFGPDELENNAEAWKSRIHPDDLDRAMRANMRCADGETPSFEIEYRMRHKDGSYRWVLGRGASLKNEQGEVVRMAGAHTDITERKRMMEAMLQTEKMMSVGGLAAGMAHEINNPLSGILQSAQVLSMRLSNDTPANRAAAAESGCGLGSIQEYCRSRQVFELIASVRDSAGRAARIVQDMLAFCRQGGSGNCPGDVAAILDKALALCASDYDLKKRYDFRHIRIVRDFAPGIPSVPCVEGQLEQVFMNIMRNAAQAMAERLEDAPAPTIVLRTRLEPNNIRVEIEDNGPGMDEKTRRKAFEPFFTTKPPGVGTGLGLSVSYFIITSNHNGTIELESSPGRGARFVIRLPLTHRPRGASAPGRTFSLDDPPKAP; encoded by the coding sequence ATGAACAAGGAGCAGGCGGCGTTCTCCGAACTCTTTTCCGATCTGGTCATCAACATCATGGCCCTGGCCAGCAATCCGGGCAAGTGCGGCGAGTACATCGCCACCCAGGTGCGCGGGCTCATCGGCGTGCGCACGGTGTTCATCCTGGAATGTTCCGAGCATTCCGGGCTGGACCATCACCGCATGGTCGCCTCGGTGCCCCTGCGGCGACGCGCCCTGGGTGAGACGCCCGAGATCGACCGCCTGGCCCGCTTGAGCCACGGCCTGGACAGGGCCACGGTCTTCCGCCCGGACGGCTTCGGGGAGATCGGGGACATCCTGCGTGAACTGGGCCTGGGCGAGTCGGTGGTCATCCCCCTAGAGTATACCGGAAACCGCGTGGGCGTCATGCTCCTTCTGGACCTCATGGACACCGGGAGCATCGGGAGCATCCTGGAGACCCTGGACAAGCTGGGCCCGGTGCTGGCGCTGATACTGCGCAACGCCGCCCTGTACTCGGGCCTGGAGAAGCAGGTGGACCGGCGCACGCGGGAACTGTCCGACGCCTACGAAGCGCTCCGGGAAAGCCAGGAGCGTTACGTCCTGGCCATGCAGGGGACCAACGACGGCATCTGGGACTGGAGCCTGCGCACGGGCGAGGTGTACTTCTCCCCGCGCTGGAAGGAGATCATCGGCTTCGGCCCGGACGAACTGGAAAACAACGCCGAGGCGTGGAAAAGCCGCATCCACCCTGACGACCTCGACCGCGCCATGCGGGCGAACATGCGTTGCGCGGACGGCGAGACGCCGTCGTTCGAGATTGAATACCGGATGCGCCACAAGGACGGGAGCTACCGCTGGGTTCTCGGCCGGGGGGCGTCGCTGAAGAACGAACAGGGCGAGGTGGTGCGCATGGCCGGGGCGCACACCGACATCACCGAGCGAAAGCGCATGATGGAGGCCATGCTCCAGACGGAAAAGATGATGAGCGTGGGCGGGCTGGCGGCGGGCATGGCCCACGAGATCAACAACCCCCTGAGCGGCATCCTGCAGAGCGCCCAGGTGCTTTCCATGCGCCTCTCCAACGACACGCCCGCCAACCGGGCGGCCGCCGCCGAGAGCGGCTGCGGCCTGGGCTCGATCCAGGAATACTGCCGCTCCAGGCAGGTGTTCGAGCTGATCGCATCCGTGCGCGACTCGGCGGGGCGCGCCGCAAGGATCGTGCAGGACATGCTGGCCTTCTGCCGTCAGGGAGGCTCCGGCAACTGCCCCGGCGACGTGGCCGCCATCCTGGACAAGGCCCTGGCCCTGTGCGCCAGCGACTACGACCTCAAGAAGCGCTACGACTTCCGCCACATCCGGATCGTGCGGGACTTTGCGCCAGGCATCCCTTCCGTGCCGTGCGTGGAAGGCCAGCTGGAGCAGGTGTTCATGAACATCATGCGCAACGCGGCCCAGGCCATGGCCGAACGCCTGGAGGACGCCCCCGCGCCCACCATCGTCCTGCGGACCAGGCTCGAACCGAACAACATACGCGTCGAGATCGAGGACAACGGCCCGGGCATGGACGAAAAGACCCGCCGCAAGGCGTTCGAGCCGTTCTTCACCACCAAGCCCCCGGGCGTTGGCACGGGCCTTGGCCTGTCCGTGTCGTATTTCATCATCACCAGCAACCACAACGGGACCATCGAACTGGAGTCGTCGCCCGGCCGGGGAGCACGGTTCGTGATCCGGCTTCCGCTTACGCACAGGCCGCGCGGGGCAAGCGCCCCGGGAAGGACTTTCAGCCTGGACGATCCCCCCAAGGCCCCGTAA
- a CDS encoding DUF1638 domain-containing protein, translated as MSHASAPAVVACGIFKKELEALGYGARGVKTVTLDSMLHMRPDALDGALDGMLSRGRPGGLALVYGDCSPHMLDFARREGVRKVQGLNCCEIVLGRERYRSLRREGAFFFMPEWAGRWEDVFKHEMGFSQQSLAREFMHDMMKRAVYLDTGVHAVPHRTLDDIASFLGMPVEVLPTGLTHLQAAVDAALAALAVDGEKLA; from the coding sequence GTGAGCCACGCATCCGCTCCGGCCGTGGTCGCGTGCGGCATCTTCAAAAAGGAGCTGGAAGCCCTCGGATACGGCGCGCGGGGCGTGAAGACCGTCACCCTGGACTCCATGCTGCACATGCGCCCGGACGCCCTGGACGGCGCGCTTGACGGCATGCTGTCACGCGGCCGCCCGGGCGGATTGGCGCTGGTCTACGGGGACTGCAGCCCCCACATGCTGGATTTTGCGCGCCGGGAGGGCGTGCGCAAGGTCCAGGGGCTCAACTGCTGCGAAATCGTGCTCGGGCGGGAACGCTACCGGAGCCTGCGCCGGGAAGGGGCGTTCTTCTTCATGCCGGAATGGGCCGGGCGCTGGGAGGATGTCTTCAAGCACGAAATGGGCTTCTCGCAGCAGTCCCTGGCCAGGGAGTTCATGCACGACATGATGAAGCGCGCCGTCTACCTGGACACGGGCGTGCATGCGGTGCCGCACCGCACCCTGGACGATATCGCCTCATTCCTGGGCATGCCCGTGGAGGTGCTCCCCACGGGTCTGACGCACCTGCAAGCCGCCGTGGACGCAGCCCTGGCCGCCCTGGCCGTGGACGGGGAGAAACTCGCATGA
- a CDS encoding uroporphyrinogen decarboxylase family protein produces MNSTQRVFAAVTGEPADRRAFTLTLSLYGAALTGCPLDLYHSVPERYLEGQRAVLDSIGPDILFSPFVLPLEGRAFGCELAPQKNGPPNVKKPAIRDDAGLRALKAVDVESDPGLAYLVESVRLMSREFGPGVPLAGILTAPTDLAAMILGIERWLEILLFEPEAARDVLHVAVSHFHAMGSALLAAGATCIVTPVMFCNPQIMNPELAGTTVMPVLREAFGNAPGPVIFHHGGIPLSRHLDLFKDVPNLLGFVLDERDSFAQARQSLGPDPVLLGGLSGPHMPGRTPEAIRRRVLDVLQDRQDDPRFILATTSADVPMGTPLENILAVRNAVFSDGSPS; encoded by the coding sequence GTGAACTCCACCCAGCGCGTTTTCGCGGCCGTCACCGGCGAACCCGCCGACCGGCGGGCCTTCACCCTCACCCTGAGCCTGTACGGAGCCGCCCTGACGGGCTGCCCCCTGGACCTCTACCACAGCGTCCCCGAACGCTATCTGGAAGGCCAGCGGGCGGTATTGGATTCCATCGGCCCCGACATCCTCTTCAGTCCCTTCGTCCTACCCCTGGAGGGCCGGGCCTTCGGCTGCGAGCTGGCCCCCCAGAAGAACGGTCCCCCCAACGTCAAAAAGCCCGCCATCCGGGACGACGCAGGGCTGCGCGCCCTCAAGGCCGTGGACGTGGAGTCCGACCCGGGACTGGCCTATCTGGTGGAGTCGGTGCGCCTGATGTCCCGGGAGTTCGGGCCGGGGGTTCCCCTGGCGGGCATCCTGACCGCGCCCACGGACCTGGCGGCCATGATCCTGGGCATCGAGCGCTGGCTCGAGATTCTGCTGTTCGAGCCGGAAGCGGCCAGGGACGTCCTCCACGTCGCCGTGAGCCATTTCCACGCCATGGGTTCGGCCCTGCTGGCCGCCGGCGCCACGTGCATCGTCACCCCGGTCATGTTCTGCAACCCCCAGATCATGAACCCCGAGCTGGCCGGGACCACGGTGATGCCGGTTCTGCGCGAGGCCTTCGGGAACGCGCCCGGGCCGGTGATCTTCCACCACGGCGGCATCCCGCTTTCGCGGCACCTGGATCTTTTCAAGGACGTCCCCAACCTCCTGGGCTTCGTGCTGGACGAGCGCGACAGCTTCGCCCAGGCCAGGCAGTCCCTCGGGCCGGATCCCGTGCTCCTGGGCGGGCTCAGCGGGCCGCACATGCCGGGGCGGACTCCGGAGGCCATCCGCCGCCGGGTTCTGGACGTTCTTCAGGACAGGCAGGACGATCCCCGGTTCATACTGGCCACGACCAGCGCCGACGTCCCCATGGGCACGCCGCTTGAAAACATCCTGGCCGTGCGGAACGCGGTGTTTTCGGACGGGAGCCCCTCGTGA
- a CDS encoding cobalamin B12-binding domain-containing protein: protein MAHPLSDPAQELYDLIITARRAEAVDVLLATAGRTGFKNMVSGLLEPVLTRIGENWMAERISLAQGYVAGKVAEDVLMTAARSGEQWSGERKGPAVLCCIEDDFHALGRKLVGVFLRSAGWDVIDMGDDVCAADLVDRAVSAGARVVGASAMMLSTAMNIRSVREELARRGLEGRIQLAVGGAIFRLRPELVQEVGGDGTAESALQAPALFDSLLARSLALAPEVAP from the coding sequence ATGGCCCATCCTCTTTCCGATCCAGCCCAGGAGCTCTACGACCTGATCATCACCGCCAGGCGCGCGGAGGCCGTGGATGTCCTGCTCGCCACGGCCGGACGCACGGGGTTCAAGAACATGGTTTCAGGCCTGCTGGAACCGGTGCTGACCCGCATCGGCGAGAACTGGATGGCGGAACGGATATCCCTGGCCCAGGGATACGTGGCCGGGAAGGTGGCGGAGGACGTCCTCATGACCGCCGCCCGCAGCGGGGAGCAGTGGTCCGGGGAGCGCAAGGGCCCCGCGGTGCTCTGCTGCATCGAGGACGACTTCCACGCCCTGGGCCGCAAGCTGGTGGGCGTGTTCCTGCGCTCCGCAGGCTGGGACGTGATCGACATGGGCGACGACGTCTGCGCGGCCGACCTGGTGGACCGGGCCGTATCGGCCGGGGCCAGGGTGGTGGGGGCTTCGGCCATGATGCTCTCCACGGCCATGAACATCCGGTCGGTCCGCGAAGAGCTTGCCCGCAGGGGGCTCGAGGGACGCATCCAGTTGGCGGTGGGAGGAGCGATCTTCAGGTTGCGCCCGGAACTGGTCCAGGAGGTGGGCGGCGACGGCACGGCCGAGAGCGCCCTCCAGGCCCCGGCGCTGTTCGACTCCCTGCTGGCCCGGTCGCTGGCGCTGGCACCGGAGGTCGCGCCGTGA
- a CDS encoding ABC transporter substrate-binding protein, with the protein MRRGLIVLATALALVLSCGARASKTDLTAPLTKNGAKWRIGYMEGGVYGNYLWNLRALALGLRKLGWIETPAEFERMHFRDEKELWEWLGANAASRYLEFVQDAFWSAGWDKERRAVNKEEAIVRFNRDRDLDAVVAMGTWAGQDLANDLHTVPVLVLQSGNAVQSGIVKGAAYSGSPHVFAHCDPDRYKRQVRLFHNLVGFKKLGVAFEDTPHGRVYAAVDDVRDVCRQLGVEVVECHTVTNTTDLSQAVESYRACHERLAGQVDAMYITNSIVVKAETLPGLLEPFKAAKVPTFAQTGFDAVRWGALLSISQGDPRSTGMFYARTLSQVLHGVPAGDLPQVFEDTSHFGLNLDTAKAIGFDPPAGLLVAAEVVSSSPGSSPESGAAR; encoded by the coding sequence ATGCGCAGGGGGCTGATCGTTCTTGCAACGGCGTTGGCGCTGGTGTTGTCGTGCGGAGCCCGGGCCTCCAAGACGGATCTGACCGCTCCTCTCACCAAGAACGGCGCGAAATGGCGCATCGGATACATGGAAGGCGGGGTCTACGGCAATTATTTGTGGAATCTCAGAGCGCTGGCGCTGGGCCTTAGGAAGCTGGGATGGATCGAGACGCCCGCGGAGTTCGAACGGATGCACTTCCGGGACGAGAAGGAGCTATGGGAATGGCTCGGCGCGAACGCCGCGAGCCGCTACCTCGAGTTCGTCCAGGACGCCTTCTGGTCCGCCGGCTGGGACAAGGAGCGCCGCGCGGTCAACAAGGAAGAGGCCATCGTCCGCTTCAACCGGGACAGGGATCTGGACGCGGTGGTGGCCATGGGCACCTGGGCCGGGCAGGACCTGGCCAACGACCTCCACACCGTCCCGGTGCTGGTGCTGCAGTCGGGCAACGCCGTGCAGTCGGGCATCGTCAAGGGCGCGGCGTACTCGGGCTCGCCGCATGTCTTCGCCCACTGCGATCCTGACCGCTACAAGCGCCAGGTGCGGCTCTTCCACAACCTGGTCGGCTTCAAGAAGCTGGGCGTGGCCTTCGAGGATACGCCGCACGGGCGCGTGTACGCCGCCGTCGATGACGTTCGGGATGTCTGCCGCCAACTCGGCGTGGAGGTGGTGGAATGCCACACCGTCACCAACACCACCGACCTCTCCCAGGCAGTGGAGAGTTACCGGGCCTGCCACGAGCGTCTCGCCGGCCAGGTGGACGCCATGTACATCACCAATTCCATCGTGGTGAAGGCCGAAACCCTTCCGGGGCTACTTGAGCCGTTCAAGGCCGCCAAGGTGCCCACCTTCGCCCAGACGGGGTTCGACGCCGTCCGCTGGGGGGCTCTCTTGAGCATCTCCCAGGGGGACCCCAGGAGCACCGGGATGTTCTACGCCAGGACGCTCTCCCAGGTGCTGCACGGCGTCCCGGCGGGGGACCTCCCCCAGGTGTTCGAGGACACGTCGCACTTCGGGCTCAATTTGGACACGGCCAAGGCCATCGGCTTCGACCCTCCGGCGGGCCTGTTGGTCGCCGCGGAGGTCGTCTCGTCTTCCCCTGGAAGTTCCCCTGAAAGCGGGGCGGCCCGCTGA
- a CDS encoding YkgJ family cysteine cluster protein — MDQATRVGLERMALRHDSKLACRSGCARCCRGVIPVSAPELAGAFRFSAQHCSGGDRVRIDHRLHLRDQGECPFVLDERCAIYPARFFACRQFFMFGKACTADENVWETRHDDIPHPDYPIKQKALALLAAIYGVESREAADAHFLEHFIRDVSAPLHLWNMSQPGAIIADVEERRLHYRRAGS, encoded by the coding sequence ATGGACCAGGCCACCCGCGTTGGCCTTGAGCGGATGGCGCTCAGGCACGACTCGAAGCTCGCCTGTCGTTCCGGGTGCGCCCGCTGCTGCCGTGGAGTCATTCCGGTCAGCGCTCCGGAGCTTGCGGGGGCATTCCGGTTTTCGGCGCAGCATTGTTCCGGTGGGGACCGCGTCAGGATCGACCATCGCCTGCACCTTCGGGACCAGGGAGAGTGCCCGTTCGTGCTCGATGAGCGATGCGCGATATATCCGGCGAGGTTTTTCGCCTGCCGTCAATTCTTCATGTTCGGGAAGGCCTGCACCGCGGACGAGAACGTCTGGGAGACCAGGCACGACGATATCCCCCATCCCGACTATCCCATAAAGCAGAAGGCGCTTGCCTTGCTGGCCGCGATTTACGGTGTCGAGTCCAGGGAGGCGGCCGACGCGCATTTCCTCGAACACTTCATAAGAGATGTTTCTGCTCCGCTGCATCTGTGGAACATGAGCCAGCCCGGAGCCATCATCGCCGATGTAGAGGAAAGGCGTTTGCATTATCGCCGCGCCGGGTCCTGA
- the lysS gene encoding lysine--tRNA ligase → MASQDKPRRRDFKLPVKSDKAERFYPLLEALANRDELNEVLKNRVAKAVQLLDGDIPLYPNDFVKADDIGRTMAEHDALDEEALQALTAEFSLAGRIVALRSFGKVAFFHMQDASGRLQCYASREDMGEAVYAVFKKFDIGDIVGVTGRLFRTKTGELTLSCKTAKLLSKSMRPLPEKYHGLKDMEIRYRQRYVDLIVTPRTAEIFKIRTRIVSGLRRFLDERGFVEVETPMMQSIPGGAAAKPFLTHHNALDLQLYMRIAPELYLKRLLVGGFEKVYEVGRNFRNEGISTRHNPEFTMCEFYWAYARFDDLMDLTEQMYATLAQDVCGTTKITYQGHEIDLTAGTWQRVDFYESLEKIGGVSPEIFRDYEACKAHVLKNGEKVLKGEKLGKLQAKLFDLFVEPKLIQPHFIYGYPTDISPLSRRNEANPEVTDRFELFISGREMANAFSELNDPVDQRLRFEEQVAEKAAGDDEAHYMDEDYVRALEYGMPPAAGQGIGIDRLVMLLTDSASIREVILFPLLKPEGAPAE, encoded by the coding sequence TTGGCATCCCAAGACAAGCCCCGCCGCCGCGATTTCAAGCTCCCGGTGAAATCGGACAAGGCAGAGCGGTTCTATCCCCTGCTCGAAGCCCTCGCCAACCGTGACGAGTTGAACGAAGTCCTCAAGAACCGGGTGGCCAAGGCCGTCCAGCTTCTCGACGGGGACATTCCTCTTTATCCCAACGATTTCGTCAAGGCCGACGACATCGGCCGCACCATGGCCGAGCACGACGCCCTGGACGAGGAGGCCCTTCAGGCCCTTACGGCCGAGTTCTCCCTGGCCGGGCGCATCGTGGCCCTGCGTTCCTTCGGCAAGGTGGCCTTCTTCCACATGCAGGACGCTTCGGGCCGCCTGCAGTGCTACGCCTCCCGCGAGGACATGGGCGAGGCCGTCTACGCGGTGTTCAAGAAGTTCGACATCGGCGACATCGTGGGCGTCACCGGCAGGCTCTTCCGCACCAAGACCGGCGAACTGACGCTTAGCTGCAAGACGGCCAAGCTGCTGTCCAAGTCCATGCGCCCCCTGCCCGAGAAGTACCACGGCCTGAAGGACATGGAGATCCGCTACCGCCAGCGCTACGTGGACCTCATCGTCACCCCGCGCACGGCCGAGATCTTCAAGATACGCACCCGGATCGTCTCCGGCCTGCGCCGCTTCCTGGATGAGCGCGGCTTCGTCGAGGTGGAGACGCCCATGATGCAGTCCATCCCCGGCGGTGCGGCGGCCAAGCCGTTCCTGACCCACCACAACGCGCTGGACCTGCAGCTCTACATGCGCATCGCGCCGGAGCTCTACCTCAAGCGCCTGCTGGTGGGCGGCTTCGAGAAAGTCTACGAGGTGGGCCGCAACTTCAGGAACGAGGGCATCTCCACCCGGCACAACCCGGAATTCACCATGTGCGAGTTTTACTGGGCCTACGCCCGGTTCGACGACCTCATGGACCTGACCGAACAGATGTACGCCACCCTGGCCCAGGACGTGTGCGGCACCACCAAGATCACCTACCAGGGCCACGAGATCGACCTCACCGCCGGAACCTGGCAGCGCGTGGACTTCTACGAGTCCCTGGAGAAGATCGGCGGAGTGTCCCCTGAGATCTTCCGCGACTACGAGGCCTGCAAGGCCCACGTGCTCAAAAACGGCGAGAAGGTGCTCAAGGGCGAGAAGCTGGGCAAGCTCCAGGCCAAGCTCTTCGATCTGTTCGTGGAGCCCAAGCTCATCCAGCCGCACTTCATCTACGGCTACCCCACGGACATTTCGCCCCTGTCGCGGCGCAACGAGGCCAACCCCGAGGTCACCGACCGCTTCGAGCTCTTCATTTCGGGCCGGGAGATGGCCAACGCCTTCTCCGAACTCAACGACCCCGTGGACCAGCGCCTGCGCTTCGAGGAGCAGGTGGCCGAGAAGGCCGCCGGCGACGACGAGGCCCACTACATGGACGAGGACTACGTCCGCGCCCTGGAGTACGGCATGCCCCCGGCCGCGGGCCAGGGCATCGGCATCGACCGCCTGGTGATGCTGCTGACCGATTCCGCCTCCATCCGCGAGGTCATCCTGTTTCCGCTGCTCAAGCCGGAGGGCGCGCCAGCCGAATGA
- a CDS encoding ABC transporter permease, translated as MKFELFIALRYLLTKREHSFISVISLMSVLGVGLGVAALIVTMSVMSGFSTEFRDKLLGLSSHVIAGVSGAPLRNFPAQMEKVASIEGVSAVTPIIYSEVMLSKAGAPKGVILRGIDLDSARGVLTIHKDMVDGRLEDLGADSAVPGILLGYELASRLGVNVGSTVNVLTPSLRGSAVGFTPKVKIFQVVGLFKTHMYEYDSSSAFVSLTAAQEMLGFKSDAAMYLDVRLHDPDEAPAISSEILKKLGGMPYYVRTWIDMNGNIFAALKLEKAGMFVVLIMIVLVGSFSIITSLVLLVMEKTRDIAILMSMGATADSIRRIFLLQGCIIGGVGTIMGYVLGLGAALAIREFQFIKLPPDVYPMDTIPVRLEWVDLTAIGITAFLLCFVSTLYPASKAASLKPVEALRHD; from the coding sequence ATGAAATTCGAACTCTTCATCGCCCTCAGATACCTGCTGACCAAGCGGGAACACTCGTTCATATCGGTGATCTCGCTCATGTCGGTGCTGGGGGTGGGACTTGGCGTAGCCGCTCTGATCGTGACCATGTCCGTGATGAGCGGCTTTTCCACGGAGTTCCGCGACAAGCTCCTGGGTCTTTCCTCGCACGTCATCGCCGGGGTGTCGGGCGCGCCGCTGCGCAACTTCCCCGCCCAGATGGAGAAGGTGGCCTCCATCGAGGGCGTCTCGGCCGTGACTCCAATCATCTATTCGGAAGTGATGCTCTCCAAGGCGGGCGCGCCCAAGGGCGTGATCCTGCGCGGCATCGACCTGGATTCGGCGCGGGGCGTGCTGACCATCCACAAGGACATGGTCGACGGGCGCCTGGAGGATCTCGGCGCGGATTCCGCCGTGCCCGGCATTCTGCTGGGCTACGAGCTGGCCTCGCGCCTGGGGGTCAACGTGGGCTCCACGGTGAACGTGCTCACGCCGTCGCTTCGCGGCTCGGCCGTGGGATTCACCCCCAAGGTGAAAATCTTCCAGGTTGTGGGCCTCTTCAAGACGCACATGTACGAGTACGACTCCTCCTCGGCTTTCGTGTCGCTCACGGCCGCGCAGGAAATGCTCGGGTTCAAGTCGGACGCCGCCATGTACCTGGACGTGCGCCTGCACGACCCGGACGAGGCTCCGGCCATCTCCTCGGAAATACTCAAGAAGCTCGGCGGCATGCCCTATTACGTGCGCACCTGGATCGACATGAACGGCAACATCTTCGCGGCGCTCAAGCTGGAGAAGGCCGGGATGTTCGTGGTGCTCATCATGATTGTGCTGGTGGGCTCGTTCTCCATCATCACTTCGCTCGTGCTCCTGGTGATGGAAAAAACCCGTGATATCGCGATACTTATGTCCATGGGGGCCACGGCCGATTCCATCCGGCGTATCTTTTTGCTCCAGGGCTGCATCATAGGCGGTGTGGGAACGATCATGGGATACGTCTTGGGACTCGGGGCGGCGCTGGCCATCCGGGAATTCCAGTTCATCAAGCTGCCGCCCGACGTCTACCCCATGGACACCATTCCGGTGCGCCTGGAGTGGGTGGACCTCACCGCTATCGGGATCACCGCGTTTCTTCTGTGCTTCGTCTCCACGCTGTATCCGGCCAGCAAGGCCGCCTCGCTCAAGCCCGTGGAGGCCCTGCGCCATGACTAA
- a CDS encoding ABC transporter ATP-binding protein, with protein MTNVLYRLRGLGKDYPGPEEPVRVLGEIDLDIEAGESVAIIGASGSGKSTLLHMLGALDTPSRGTVHFDGRDISTLRPAEAAALRNRDIGFVFQFHHLLPEFTALENAAMPGLIGGMPQAEAFDKARHALGLLGLEQRLHHRVTTLSGGERQRAAIARAVLLGPKALLADEPTGNLDESTGQRVGELLARLNAELGMTLVVVTHNHNLAQLMGRRMELHGGELNARP; from the coding sequence ATGACTAACGTCCTGTATCGCCTGCGCGGCCTGGGCAAGGACTATCCCGGTCCGGAGGAGCCCGTGCGGGTGCTGGGCGAAATCGACTTGGACATCGAGGCCGGGGAGTCCGTGGCCATCATCGGCGCCTCGGGGTCGGGCAAGTCCACGCTCCTGCACATGCTGGGCGCCCTGGACACCCCCAGCCGGGGGACGGTGCACTTCGACGGGCGCGACATCTCGACCCTGCGCCCGGCCGAAGCGGCCGCGCTTCGCAACCGGGACATCGGCTTCGTGTTCCAGTTCCACCACCTGTTGCCGGAATTCACGGCCCTGGAAAACGCGGCCATGCCCGGCCTCATCGGCGGCATGCCCCAGGCCGAGGCATTTGACAAGGCTCGCCATGCTTTAGGGCTTTTAGGGCTTGAACAAAGGCTGCATCACAGGGTAACAACCCTGTCCGGCGGAGAGCGGCAGCGAGCCGCTATCGCCAGGGCCGTGCTGCTCGGACCCAAGGCGCTTCTGGCCGACGAGCCCACGGGCAATCTCGACGAATCCACAGGCCAACGCGTAGGCGAGCTTCTGGCCCGCCTGAACGCCGAACTCGGCATGACCCTCGTCGTGGTCACTCACAACCATAACCTGGCCCAACTCATGGGCCGACGGATGGAATTGCATGGCGGAGAACTCAATGCGCGGCCTTAA